AGGATCATCCGTGCGTcccccgacctcgccgccgcgctgctccgcctccactaccacgactgcttcgtccaGGGCTGCGACGCCTCCGTCCTCCTCGACTCCACCCGCGCCAACGCCGCCGAGAGGGACTCCGACCCCAACAAGTCCCTCCGTGGCTTCGACTCCGTCGCCCGCGTCAAGGCCAAGCTCGaggccgcctgccctgccaccgtctcctgcgccgaccTCCTCGCCCTCATGGCCCgcgacgccgtcgtcctcgccaaGGGCCCCTACTGGCACGTCCCGCTCGGCCGCAGGGACGgccgctcctccaccgccgccagctgcgGCGGTCAGCTTCCCCCGCTCTGCGGCAACGTCTCCCGCATGGTGGACTCCTTCGCCGCCAAGGGCCTCGACGTCAAGGACCTCGTCGTGCTCTCCGCCGCCCACACCCTCGGGAAGGCGCACTGCCCAAACTTCGCCGACCGCCTCTACGGCCCCGGCGCCGACCCGCCGCTCAAGCTCGACGGCGCGTACGCCGACAGGCTGCGGAAGCAGTGCAAGGAGGGCGCCCCGCCGTACGACGGGAACGTGACGGCGGAGATGGACCCCGGGAGCTTCACGAGGTTCGACAGCAGCTACTTCCGGCAGGTGGTGAGGAGGCGGGCGCTGCTCCGGTCGGACGCCTGCCTCATGGACCACCCCTTCACCAGCGCCTacatccgcctcgccgccaccggcagGTACGACGGCCACTTCTTCCAGGATTTCGCTCACTCCATGGTGAAGATGGGCGCCATCGGCGTGCTCACGGGAGACCAGGGCGAGATCCGCCTCAAGTGCAACGTCGTCAACTCAACCTAGCTAATTCATTCATTCTCTTCaccctagctagctaattatGTAGCTTAATTGCTAGTGTACGTCGTCATAGTGTGTGTTTGTGATGGATATGGATTCACTTTATTTTTCTACTATTCATGGACCGATATGATTTGATTTGCGTGCTGTAATAATTGGTTAGGATTAATTCATTTTAGTTTATTCTTCCTTCAATTCATGACGTGCGGTGCCTGTAGCATTTCAGACAATTAAATTCAGGGATCTCTTTGATCAATGatttaacataaaaaaaaactctttatGTGAAACAAACGAATATTGCAATTTGTTGcgaatgcctttttttttcctttgataGAGCGCACCGAGATTATTCCAGATCAGGGTTTCTTGAAATTTCAAACCCCACCGGCAAGCACAAgcactaggggtgaaaacg
The window above is part of the Oryza sativa Japonica Group chromosome 7, ASM3414082v1 genome. Proteins encoded here:
- the LOC4342186 gene encoding peroxidase 1-like is translated as MAAAAAARISSTASQLRLSWLMVMLMLVASNNNAAAAPPAAAAGQLRTGYYRETCPHAEEMVFRETARIIRASPDLAAALLRLHYHDCFVQGCDASVLLDSTRANAAERDSDPNKSLRGFDSVARVKAKLEAACPATVSCADLLALMARDAVVLAKGPYWHVPLGRRDGRSSTAASCGGQLPPLCGNVSRMVDSFAAKGLDVKDLVVLSAAHTLGKAHCPNFADRLYGPGADPPLKLDGAYADRLRKQCKEGAPPYDGNVTAEMDPGSFTRFDSSYFRQVVRRRALLRSDACLMDHPFTSAYIRLAATGRYDGHFFQDFAHSMVKMGAIGVLTGDQGEIRLKCNVVNST